One Candidatus Zixiibacteriota bacterium DNA window includes the following coding sequences:
- a CDS encoding saccharopine dehydrogenase NADP-binding domain-containing protein, whose protein sequence is MQLAVLGCGMMGTAAIYDLTQNNKIARIIAADIDIDNARELRDRFGDDRIDPIAIDVNDLGDVRTKLAGSKAILGAIHYKYNYELSKLAVELGSHYCDLGGNNSVVDEQMTLSDEAKKAGISIIPDCGLAPGMVSVVVAHGESQFDVLKDIHIRVGGLPQHPEPPLNYKLVFSVEGLINEYVEPVRAIRDGKLVMLPPLSEIEEISFPTPFEKLEAFTTSGGTSTLVKTYFGKTENLDYKTIRYPGHCEKMKMLMDLGFFSPEKIYAGGKKVTPRTVTGAIFEEALLNDDKDSVLVQVELVGQISGKLKSLKYRLIDYHDDSTGLSAMMRMTAFPAIIISQMQADGRITARGTVPQELAVPPEPFFEELAKRKIVFETIWTDL, encoded by the coding sequence ATGCAACTGGCTGTACTCGGCTGTGGAATGATGGGAACAGCAGCAATATATGATCTGACACAGAACAACAAAATTGCGAGAATCATCGCGGCAGATATTGATATCGACAATGCAAGAGAGCTCCGGGACAGGTTCGGTGACGACAGAATTGACCCGATCGCTATCGATGTAAACGACCTTGGCGACGTCCGCACTAAGCTGGCTGGATCGAAGGCTATTCTCGGCGCAATCCATTACAAATACAACTATGAACTGTCGAAACTGGCGGTCGAACTCGGTTCGCACTACTGCGACCTCGGCGGCAATAACTCGGTGGTAGATGAGCAGATGACGCTCTCAGACGAGGCGAAGAAAGCCGGAATCTCCATAATCCCGGATTGCGGGCTTGCCCCCGGAATGGTCTCAGTCGTCGTCGCACACGGCGAGAGTCAGTTTGATGTGCTCAAAGATATTCACATTCGCGTCGGCGGACTGCCTCAGCATCCTGAACCTCCGCTCAATTACAAATTGGTATTCTCAGTGGAGGGACTGATAAACGAATATGTCGAGCCGGTACGCGCAATTCGCGACGGCAAGCTTGTCATGCTGCCACCGTTGAGCGAGATCGAGGAGATATCATTCCCAACACCGTTCGAAAAGCTGGAAGCCTTCACAACGTCGGGAGGAACGTCAACACTTGTGAAGACATACTTCGGCAAGACAGAAAATCTCGACTATAAGACTATCAGATATCCCGGGCATTGCGAGAAAATGAAGATGCTGATGGACCTCGGTTTCTTCTCCCCAGAGAAAATCTATGCCGGCGGGAAAAAAGTAACTCCGAGAACAGTCACCGGCGCAATATTCGAAGAGGCCCTGCTGAACGACGACAAAGACTCCGTGCTGGTTCAGGTAGAGCTCGTCGGACAAATCTCCGGCAAGCTGAAAAGCCTCAAGTACCGACTGATTGACTATCATGACGATAGCACGGGTCTGAGTGCCATGATGCGAATGACAGCCTTTCCTGCGATTATCATCTCGCAGATGCAGGCTGATGGCCGGATCACCGCTCGCGGAACGGTGCCGCAGGAACTGGCCGTGCCTCCGGAACCATTCTTCGAAGAACTTGCGAAGCGAAAGATCGTCTTTGAGACTATCTGGACCGACCTTTAG
- the mscL gene encoding large conductance mechanosensitive channel protein MscL, with product MVKEFKEFAVKGNVMDMAVGIIIGAAFGTIVKSLVADVIMPPIGLLLGNADFSNLFIVLKDAAAAGPFATVAAANEAGAVTLNYGVFINTIISFVIVAFAIFMVIRSMNKLKRKEEAPAAAPTTRECPFCFTAVSLKATRCPSCTSELRTA from the coding sequence ATGGTGAAGGAATTTAAGGAATTTGCAGTCAAGGGCAATGTCATGGACATGGCCGTCGGTATCATCATCGGCGCAGCATTTGGGACAATTGTCAAGTCTCTCGTCGCCGACGTGATCATGCCACCGATCGGATTGCTCCTGGGCAATGCCGATTTTTCGAATCTGTTCATTGTGCTGAAGGATGCAGCTGCGGCTGGACCGTTCGCAACTGTCGCCGCAGCGAATGAAGCCGGAGCTGTTACACTCAATTATGGTGTGTTCATCAACACCATCATCAGCTTCGTGATTGTTGCATTCGCAATCTTCATGGTGATTCGAAGCATGAACAAGCTCAAGAGAAAAGAGGAAGCGCCAGCAGCAGCTCCGACTACCAGGGAATGTCCTTTCTGTTTCACGGCAGTCTCTTTGAAGGCGACGCGCTGCCCGAGTTGTACGTCTGAACTGAGAACGGCTTAA